tctctttttatcatttacctactcgaggacgagcaggaattaagcttggggatgcttgatacgtctccaacgtatctataattttttattgttccatgctattatattacctgtttcggatgtttatgggctttattttacacattattatcatttttgggactaacctactaaccggaggcccagaccatattattgtttttttgcctatttcagtatttcgaagaaaaggaatatcaaacggagtccaaacggaacgaaaccttcgggaacgtgatttttggaacgaacaagatctggagagcttggagtgcaagttaagaaacaaccggagcctccatgagataggagggccccccctatagggcgtgccccctgtcttgtgggcccctcgggcgtccaccgacgtacttcttcctcctatatatacctacggaccccgaaaacatctggagtcaccacaaaacacaatttccaccaccgtaaccttctgtatccgcgagatcccatcttggagccttcgccggcactctgccggaggaggaatcgaccatggagggcctctacatcaacatccttgcccatccaatgagttgtgagtagtttaccacagacctacgggtccatagttattagctagatggattcttctctctttttggatctcaatacaatgttctccccctctattgtggagatctattcgatgtaatctcttttgtggtgtgtttgtcgagatccgatgaattgtgggtttatgatcagatttatctatggatattaattgaatattctctgaattcttttatgtatgattgagtaatctttgtaagtctcttcgaattatcgatttggtttggcctactagattgatctttcttgccatgggagaagtgcttagctttcggtacaATCTTGCattgttcttacctagtgacagaaagggttgcaagacacgtattgtattgttgccatcgaggataacaagatggggtttacatcatattgcatgagtttatccctctacatcatgtcatcttgcttaatgcgttactctgttcttatgaacttaatactctagatgcatgctggatagcggtcgatgtgtggagtaatagtagtagatgcaggcaggagtcggtatacttgttatggacgtgatgcctatatacatgatcatgcctatataacgtcataattattcacttttctatcaattgctcgacagtaattttttcacccaccgtaatacttatgctctcgagagaagcctctagtgaaacctatggcccccgggtctctctcttatcatattttctttcaatctacttttatttgcatctttactttcttgcatctatatcataaaaataccaaaaatatattatcttatcatactatctctatcagatctcacttttgcaagtggccgtgaagggattgacaacccctttattgcgttggttgcgagttctcagtttgtttgtgtaggcgcgtgggacttttgaggagcctcctactggattgataccttggttctcaaaaactgagggaaatacttacgctacacttgctgcatcaccctctcctcttcggggaaaaccaacgctagctcaagacgtagcatgcacTGCCACCTTCTTGAGTTGCTTCGTCGCGCCTAACTTGCTGCTGCTGTGGCCACCTTGGGTAGGCGAGCGGGAGGGGAGGGGGAGCGGGgatgtgtgatgacccacaagggtaggggatctatcatagtgctttcgataagtaagagtgtcgaacccaacgaggagcagaaggaaatgacaagcagctttagtaatgtattctctgcaagcactaaaattataggtaatagatagttttctgataagataatttgtaatgggtaacaagcaatggaagtaaataaggtgcagcaaggtggcccaatcctttttgtagcaaaggacaagcctggacaagttcttatatagagaaaagcgctcccgaggacacatgggaattatcgtcaagctagttttcatcacgctcatatgattcgcgttcgttactttgataatttgatatgtgggtggaccggtgcttgggtattgccctttcttggacaagcatcccacttatgattaacccctattgcaagcatccgcaactacaaaagaagtattaaggtaaacctaaccatagcatgaaacaagtggatccaaatcagtcccttacgaagcaacgcataaactagggtttaagcttctgtcactctagcaacccatcatctacttattacttcccaatgccttcctctaggcccaaataatggtgaagtgtcatgtagtcgacgttcacataacaccactagaggaaagacaacatacatctcattaaaatatcgaacgaatatcaaattcacatgactactaatagcaagacttcacccatgtcctcgggaacaaacgtaactactcaaaaagcatattcatgttcataatcagaggggtattaatatgcattaaggatctgaacatatgatcttccaccaaataaaccaactagcatcaactacaaggagtaatcaacactactagcaacccacaggtaccaatctgaggttttggtacaaagattggatacaagagatgaactagggtttgagaggagatggtgctggtgaagatgttgatggagattgatcccctcccgatgagaggatcgttggtgatgacaatggtgatgatttccccctcctggagggaagtttccccggcagaacagctccgccggagccctagattggttctgccaaggttccgcctcgtggcggcggagtttcgtcccgtaagcttgcttctgattttttttccagggtaaaatacttcatatagcagaagatgggcatcggagggctgccagggggcccacgaggcagggggcgcgcccagaggggtagggagcgccccccaccctcgtggcgagggtgtggggcccctttggtacttcttccgctcaatattttttattaattcccaaaatgactttcgtggagtttcaggacttttggagctgtgcagaataggtctctaatatttgcttttcttctagcccagaatcctagctgccggcattctccctttttatgtaaaccttgtaaaacaagagagaatagccataagtattgtgacataatgtgtaataatagcccatgatacaataaatatcaatataaaagcatgatgcaaaatggacgtatcaacgtgtCAGCGGACACCGCGATTGGTGTGTGCACGTCGTCAGGCAGCGACTCCTCCCTCTGGACCGAGGCCACCCCATCCTCCAACTGCATCGGAGGAGAGGTCACCGAACCCAGATTGGAGCCATACTGGTTCGGAATCGAGAGCTCCATCCCAGTGGACAGCCCCTCAAGCGCCGACGCCCTCTGTTGTGGCTGAGACGGACGCGCTGCCCCGCTTGGTCTTGGCCATTGATGCCCAGCTTCTCCCAAGCCGCCGTGTCGATGGAGTCATCATCCATGCTTGCATCGGGGTCCTTGTCCTCGTCGCGTCCCTGTCCCTCCTTGTCATGTCCCTTGCCGTTGTTGGGGGAGGAGGAGGGAAGGCAGAGCAGGCGCCGCCAGCAGGTACGAACCCAGCTCAGGAACGACCGAGATGTTGAAGCCCTCACCATTGAACCATATCTACACCGTGCCCCGGAGCTTGGCTGGGTTGCGGCATGCAAAACGCACCCGGACTGGCCCCGGGCGAACCAGCGTCTCCTCATCGACCAGGAGAGGCCTGCCCAGCATCGTGGTGGCCACCATGAGCGTGGCCGCGCGCCGGTACTTTGGAGGCAACCCTCCCATCTTGACCCATACCTCGGGCATCTCCAGCCCCTTTGGCGCGTCAAGGACAGCATCGCGAATGTCAGCCATGAGGTTGTTGAGGGAGAGAAAGATTTTGCCACTGCGTGTGGCCATCCGGAGCATGGCCGGGTCTGGGAACACCACCGAAAACGCGCCGCCGTCGAGGGGGGAGATCTGCCAATCCCAGGAGCCCTCAAACAGGTGCGGCAGCTCAACCTCCAAGATCTCCTTCGTGAGCACGCCCGGCGCCGCTGACAGCACAGCCGCATTGGCCCCCAGCAAAAATTGCGGCTCGTCCAGCTCATCTTCATGGTATTGCTGGCAGAAGAATCCCTCGCTGGCGATGGCATGCCCCATTGTTTGGAGGAGCAAGGGCTTGCCGCGGGTCTGGCATTGGGCCGAGGTGTGGCCTTCCTGGGTGCAGACGATGCAGAGAGGCTTAAAGGTGCACATATTCTAGTAATGGCCTGAGCGACCACACTTGAAGCACTCTGGCCCCTCCACTTATTCAATGGGGATCGGCTCCGCCTCAGTGCccttggaggaggacggcagctAAGATTCAGGCAGGAGGGGCGGCCTAGAGGCCGCCACCCCCGCAGGCTTGTACTTGTGCTTCTTGGCGAAGGGGTCACCGATGCGGTCGCCTCCCTGAGATGCCTGCAGCCCCTTGCGCTTGAGCTCGAGGTCGCGCTTCTTgtactcctcctccttcttctttttcTGCTCCTATTCCTTGATCCACCATGCGAGGGGCGGCCCCCATCTGCCGTCGTTCTCCGCCGCCCCACCTCCTGAGACGAGGAGCCCGGACGCCGCGCGCGGTCGCGGTCCCGCGGCGGATCCATGGGCGGCTTCTCCACCTTGCGCTCCTGCTTGGATCCCATCGCCACCACCACAGTGAAGGAGCGCACCAGAGGAGCAGGAAGGGGAATGGGGGAGAGGAAACGGGTAGAGTGACCAAAGCGGCGCACGTCCAATTTGGAGGTAGGAAACCCTAAAGATGCGTCTAGGGTTCCCCGAGGCATCCACAGCCACTTATATGGCGCAGGTGCCGGGCCCGTAGTGGGCTGGGCCTCGACCAGCGGGGCGAGCTGGGCCTCATAGACAGGCAGATCCAACTGCCCCTCCGCCCGCGCCCCCAACTGGGCCACACCACCCACAGGCCCCCGAGATGGGCCGCAGCCCGGCACAGTTGCTAGGCTCGATGGCGAGGCAGGAGACGCGGGCCCAACCCTAGGGCAAGGAACCCACAAGTCCTCCTGCGCCGCCGCCGGCGCGGCCAACGCCGGCCAGAGCGAATCCAGGCAAGGGAGCAGGAGCAGACCAGCGTGATGGGTCTCGGACCGCCCTCAGCCCTCCCTTGCCGGCTCCGCAGGAGCCACCCTGCGGGCAGCCACCGCCAGCCGCCTGGGACCACGGCCTCCCGGCGTGAACGCACACCGGTGGCCGTCCTTGAAGGAGCCCCCAAGCTTCTCCACGCGCACGACAAAGTCGCTAACGGAGCACGCCGTCCGGCCGCACTCCACAACGCCCGCCTTGCCGCACGACACCGCCTCCTCATCGTCGTCGGAATCCTTCTCTGCTAAAGCCCAGAAACGACTCCCCGACCAACCCCGCGCGCCCGCGGTTGGGCAGCCCTGCTTCCTGCTCGCTGACGCGCTGACCACCGGCCGCTCACCCTCCCCGACTCGAGCGCGCACCGCGAGGGTGCCGGAGACAGGGGAAAGCACGTAAACACCACCCGTGTCGGCGCGGTCGCCCACAGCGCCTGTCCGTACAGGAGCTGTTGGGAGAGCCATCTCTCTTGGGTGTGgcctgagtgtgggtgataggggggtccttccagatgagcatcacttggaaaccttACATCGGTTGTCGATCCGGCAGCCTCAACCACAACGCACGCCACATCCACGACAGTCCCCGACGTCTCCTGCTCCAACACCAAGGCCAAGAAGTGCTCGAGGTTATTCACGACACACCCCTTGTCTGCATTGCGATGGCCCACGTCACCTGTTCGATGGATGGCTCGAACCAAGTTGTCGCCACCAACAACCTCATTAGCAAATCTCCGACTATGCGCCTCCGATTATtctacggaaatgttaacgcccacacgtgtgggcgtttgcatctcgcccacacgcatgGATCCGAGTTCGTTCGTAAgcgcacgaatcttggcatgtttctagtgccacgtaggactggcctggtgtgtgggcgttcaccCGGCCGCCCACACAGCCGTTTCACCACATgggaggggctggtgtgtgggcgagatgcagttcgcccacacgccactttgcacgcacgcacaagggctagtgtgtgggcatttgccatctcgcccacacgctcgTCTCCTCTccccacacccaagctgctagttgccatgtgttttgcagtgcaCATGACAACTgcccctagtgtgctttataagaaggtggcaactctcttttttacccgagttgccatgtgttttgcagggtacacggcaactgcctagtgtgcacgtaagcagatggcaactctcattTACCGAGTTGCCGTCTATTTTTGCATGGTAAGTGGCAACTGCCTgaacgtgcacgtacatggcaactgccctaacgcgcacgtaagcagatggcaactcttccttttacatgtcaactgccctagcatgcttgtgagcacatggcaactctctcaactgcctagtgttaatATGTGGCAACTcttaaagttttgaaatcatggcaactacattagaccagactatacatggcaactgcagttgagcaaccatggcaactgcagttgtccgacatggcaaccgtagttcagcgacacggcaactgcagttaaacgaacatggacgagggtctggaccatggcaactgcggacgcgtggtgactgtcacacgtggcgtgcgggaccagaaggtacgaggcctgacatacatgcatgtgggcgttatcaacttcgcccacacgcacaCGTGTGAGAGGGAtcaggaagaaaaaaaagaaatgtgtgggcattacttgttttACCCACACATAGATGTGTGGGCTGTTCCTTttatacaccacacaaaatgtgtAGGCGGACTTcttaacacccacacgtgtggcatTTATCGGCGTCCTTATTCTAAGGGTACTTCTATAATTTGTTGCCGAAAGTCACACGCAGTACAACATCAGAAATGGTGTGGCACTGAATGTCTAGCAAAATAAACGCACTTGTAGTACAAGTAGTACAAGAAAGTAAATCAAGAAGGTGAAACACGAAAAGGAAATTAAGCGTGATATTCCAGGATCTGAATCAAGAGCAAAGTACTCCGGCAGGGACAACTAAGTAGCAACCTGGGGCGCCGTGGGCATCTCCAAGGCCGCTAGGATCGTAGGCGGCCACGGCAGCTCATACGCGTACTCCGCGGCGTGGCGCTTGTCCTGGAGAGCGGCGTACTCCGTGTCCGGCGGGACGTAAGAGAAGAACTCGGCGGCGTCCTTGTCCGAGCAAGAACGAGCTGGTCTCCGCCGACCCTCCAGTAGAGCCATGAGATTCGGGACCATGGTCTAGTCAAACCCAAACTCGATGCCGTACGGTGTAGCATTGCTTCCTTGGGGATATGTGCCATGTTAGCATTCAAAATTCAGAGATTATGTTAATTACTTGTCATTAGCGGCTTGGGCTGGCACACGGTCCTAAGCTACTGTAGCATGGACTCAAGCCCCAGAATTCAAAAAATTATTATTCTGTTCTTGTCGGTACTGCTGATCTTGCATGTTGTTTTATAATAATATTTCCTTTATATCAAATTACACAATCTCTCTACATTGATATTTAACCTGCTGGCTATCTTTTAATGCTCAAATGGTTGATGATTTTCCTTTTTTTTTATGTATGCTAGGGATATTCATGCTTTCAGCTCATTAAAAAACTTTTTCCTATAAGCGTATCCAACACAAAGAAAAAGAGATCTTTTCTTTAAATTTGGTGAAGATTTGAATAAAAAAGTGTGTCACTGCAAAAAAAAAAGATTCTTGGTACAGAAGAAGCATCTCGGGAAAGAGCTTCCCTAGTTAGAAAAAAACACAGTGATCAGCTCAAAGATATTCATCAAATTTTCTTGTCTGAACCAGCAAGCAAGACATGCAAATTTATAAAGGTGTGTGTTTTCTGTACATATTTTTTATTATATTTGTTTCCAGACAACCCAAGTGTGGGGCCACTCTAGGGATGCATAACGAGGCACATTAAAATAATTTGCCATGGTATGGATGGACTGATAGTATTTTATTCCCTAACAAGTATTTGCATGCAATAGATTTTGTAGAGCTGGGAATGTTTAGCTATTGTTGATGATTTTCGCCGTACTTTGTGAAGGGTAAGTGGCACATATCCCAAGAAATGTTGTCTGAGATAGACGATACTGAGTGTAGGTGTGATCGAACCATGGTGCTGAGCAACATTTTTGCGGTTCCGCTCGCTCCACGGCGCGTCGTCCGCCCACATTTTCGGCCACTACTGTGTCGACGAGCGCTGCTACCGCTTCACGCGTTCGCCGGGATGTAACCCCGTCTTCGtcccatcctcctcctcgccgtggGCGGACGCCGTTGCCGGGCAGAGCTTGGCGCTCGACTTCCTTCCGCAGCCCGGCAGCGGCGACTGCTGGGAGCTTGCCGACTGCCggagcggcctcctcctcctcctcaacgcgGCGCCGCCGTCACACCTCCTCCTCTTCGACGCGGCTCCACCGTCACGCCTCGTCATCTCCGATCCCCTGACGCGGCGCTACCGGTTGATCCCTCCCTCGGCGTGGTTCCACGGCTGCGACTTCCTGGGTGCCTTCCTCTTCGACGGCGAAGCCGCCGCGGCCGCAGGCGCGTGCATCAGCCTGTCGAACTTCAGGGTGACGTGCGCGCTCTATCGCCACGGATACGGCATAGCCAGGGCCTACGTGTTCTCGTCCGCCTCCGGCGGCCGCTGGACCTCCGGTGCGGCGTGTAGGAGTACGGCGCTCTGCGGCACGAGTTCTGGGAGAGCAATGGGATCAACAGCATCTACTTGGCAGGCAACACCGGTGGGTCCGCCTACTGGAGGGCGAAATGTTGCTCAGCACCATGGTTCGATCGCACCTACACTCAGTACCGTCTATTTCAGACAACATTTCTTGGGATATGTGCCACTTACCCTTCACAAAGTACGGCGGGAATCATCAACAATAGCTAAACATACCCAGCTCTACAAAATCTATTGCATGCAATAACTTGTTAGGGAATAAAATACTATCAGTCCATCCATACCATGGCAAAAAAATTTAATGTGCCTCGTTATGCACCCCTAGACTGGCCCCACACTTGGGTTGTCTGGAAATAAATATAATAAAAAATATGTACAGAAAACACACACCTTTATAAATTTGCATGTCTTGCTTGCTGGTTCAGACAAGAAAATTTGATAAATATCTTTGAGCTGATCACTGTATTTTTTTTCTAACTAGGGAAGCTCTTTCCCGAGATGCTTCTTCTGTACTAAGAATCTTTTTTTTTTGCAGTGACACACTTTTTTATTCAAATCTTCACCAAATTTAAAGAAAAGATCTTTTTTTCTTTGTGTTGGATCCGCTTATAGGAAAAAGTTTTTTAATGAGCTGAAAGCATGAATATCCCTAGCATACATAAAAAAAGGGAAATCATCAACCATTTGAGCATTAAAAGATAGCCAGCATGTTAAATATCAATGTAGAGAGATTGTGCAATTTAATATAAAGGAAATATTATTATAA
Above is a window of Triticum dicoccoides isolate Atlit2015 ecotype Zavitan chromosome 5B, WEW_v2.0, whole genome shotgun sequence DNA encoding:
- the LOC119309956 gene encoding uncharacterized protein LOC119309956; translated protein: MPYGVALLPWGYVPSTFLRFRSLHGASSAHIFGHYCVDERCYRFTRSPGCNPVFVPSSSSPWADAVAGQSLALDFLPQPGSGDCWELADCRSGLLLLLNAAPPSHLLLFDAAPPSRLVISDPLTRRYRLIPPSAWFHGCDFLGAFLFDGEAAAAAGACISLSNFRVTCALYRHGYGIARAYVFSSASGGRWTSGAACRSTALCGTSSGRAMGSTASTWQATPLHRQLVLGMLLPCLFQE